The genomic DNA ACCGGCAAACATGGAGTCGTGCAGGTTTTGCGACGCGCGCACCGACGTCTGATAGAAGCTGATCGATCTGTAAGCAGGCAAGCAGCTGGTGTTGGTGGCCTTTAACTGAATCTGCTTCGATTGCCCTCACCTGCTAATGGCGATGAGGAAGATGCTTCCCACCAATGCTCCGTGGATGGCCATGCAGGTTTCCGTACTGAGCAATGGGCGAAGTTTCTCTCCGGATGCATCCGTACCGTTCCCTGTGAAGTTCACCGGATGAGCCGCTCGGAAAAGGCGCTGTTCTTCTTGCGATGTCCTTCAAAGAAAAGAGCGCAAACATGGACATTAGCAAGGTGAAGGGCGTTGGGAAAGGGGCTCGAAAAGGCACCTACCAAAAGGCCACCCAATAGTCGGCCCCACTGGCCGCCAGTTGGGTCGCTAGGAACAGGGCCAGCAAGCCGCACATCACCAGCCCATTCGCACCACTGCCAAGGTAGCTCAGCAGCAGCGAGCCTTGCACCTTCCCGCGTGAAGTTCCCTCCATATTGCTCTGGACCGGTGCATCGGCCGCCAGCTCACGCTCTTCCCGTTTCAGCTCCTCATCCGTCAGGTCGCCGTGCGTAGACGATCCGGCCGATCGGGCCGAGGCACGCGAATCCCTCCGGCTGCGCTTATCACCACCAACAGACACGCTACCATCCGCATCACCACCTCCGGGCCCATCGTGCTCACTGCCGTCCTCTCCTTTACGCTCCACCAGCTCCACGAAATCGATCCCACGCTGGGACAGATCGTGCGGAGTGCCCTGTGCCTGCACCTGGCCCTCGTtcagcaccaccacccagtCAGCCTCCTTCAGGAAGTGCACCTGATGCGTGACCAGTATGCGCGTCGTCCGCAGCGAACCGAGCCGGCCCTGCGGACCGATGCACAGATCGAACAGATGGCGACCGACGTGCGCATCTACCGCACTGAGCGGATCATCCAGCAGAAACACGTCCGCCCGGCGGTACACGGCCCGAGCCAAGCTAATGCGCGCTTTTTGTCCTCCGGAAAGTGCTGCTCCACGCTCACCAATCATCGTGCGATCCCCGTCCGGAAGCTGCTCAAAGTCCGTAACGAGCGCACAAGCTCGCACCACCGAGTCGTAGCGTTCCTTCTCCATCGGTTGACCGAACAGAATATTCTGGCGCACCGTGCCGGAAAACACCCACGGTTCCTGGCTCACGTACGCAAACTTGCCCTGCGTTACCACGCAGCCCGCTTCCAACGGCAGCTCGCGCAAGATCGCCTGCAGCAGTGAAGATTTCCCCGCCCCCACCGGTCCAATCACTCCGACGAGCAGACCCTTCCGGAAGTCAATGTTCAGGTTCGCGAGCGTTGTCGGAGGCGTCTCGTCGGTTTCGTCCGCGATCGCTTTCACTCCAccgttgtgttgtttttcgcccTTGCGTGGAAAGTCCTCCTGCTTGCGGACAGCACCCCACCGAGCGGTCACGCCCTTCATCGACACGGCGATCGTCGGCGGCAGCTGAGTTTCGGATTCGATCAATCGCTGCTTCTCGGTCGCATCACCATTCAGTCCAAACTCTGCCAGCAGCCGGCTTTTGCTGTCGGGCAGTGCGTCCACCGCCCGTTCCTCAAACTCCAGGAAGCGCTGCAACCGGCGCATTGCCACCATCGCTTCAGCAATTTCCGCAATACCACGCACAAACATGGCCGACATCGTGTTGGCCAGAATGCCGAAGTACGTCGCGACCACGAACACTCGGGCCGCCGTCAGCTCGTCGCCGAGCAGTGCCATCGCCATCATCGTGCAGAACAGGGCGGTTCGGGTGGTGAACAGCAAGAACGTCATGTAGAGACCCCGCACGTACGCACTCTTGCGTACGATCTTCAGCTCCATCTGGCGCGCGTGCCGGATCAGCTTCGCAAACGGTCGCTCCCAGGCGTACATCTTGATCACCTGAATGCCCGAAATGATCTCGTCCATCAGCCGGATGCGTTCGTCGGTACGCAGCGCGGTCTGCAGCCGGAAGCGCGACGTCAGCTTGCCCGTGTACGATTGGATGGGCGTCACGATGAAGATCACCACCATGCCGATCAGGCCGGCCACCCCGATCTCGACGTACAGCAGTATGCCGATCACGATCGCCAACAGCGGCGCGGACCACATGGAATGCAAGAACACCGACACGATATCGAACCGGTTCACATCGTTCGACAGCAGATTGACCACCTTGCCGGGGGCAGTATCACCGAGGGCGGTGCGCGATAGACGCAGTGCTTTGCGGTAGATCACACTGCACACCGCTATCCGAACTTTCATCCCATTCTGGAAGCTGCCCAGCACGTACTGATTGATCGTGATGACGCTGAGCGCGTTCAGCAGCACGATCGCGCCGGCATACATGAACGCACTTTCGCGGGTCACTTCCGAGTCTTTCCTGTGGAGTGGACAAAGTGGAGTTAGCATTAGTAAGGTGAAATAGTGTGTAAGGACAAAAAACTCACCGGAAGTAAAGCAGTAACCAGCCGAGAAAGATGGGCTGTGCTAGCCGGATGACAATGTCGTTGATGATCGTGATGAACCCGAGCACACCGTACTCGCGCCAAAACGTTTTGAAGATTGCCTTCACGAGCGATGGCCGACCAGGTCCGGCCTGCTGTTCGTACCATTTTCTGTGGAAGGGAGGGGTAAAGTTGAGGGATGATTAGTACATGGTTGCATGCCATGATCGATCCTTATATCTCGAGCATTATTACGGGATAGGTTCGCGATAAATTTTGCAGCTCCGTAAGGGAAGAGAAAATCTTATTTGTATCTATTACATTTCACAGCTTGAATCCTGCTCCCAAAGCTCGAACAGCTTGATTTGTTAGTCTCCTCTTTGTTAGCCAACGCTACATATGCTCATCTGAAGTCATTTGGAGGCCCTTTTTTGATAAATGCTCTTTGATAAAGACATCGCATTGCCTTCAGAGGTTACATATCCGAAAACCATCACAGTTTGGGGTAAGTTAAGTCTCCATTTCAATAAAGCCTTGGAAGGTGTCATACGAGGCGCGGGGCTAGACAACGACTCCCGTGGCACGATTCTCTATCGGTCTCTCTAATTTCTTGGCTTCGCGGACGACATAGACATCGTTGGCAGGACGACAGCGAAGGTGTGCGAGGCGTACACCCGACTGAAACGTGAAGCAGCAAGAATTGCAAGACTGAtgatcaatgcgacgaagacgaAATACCTGCTTGCCGGAAGCTCTGATCGTGATAGAGCCCGAGTGGGAAGCAGCGTGTTAGTCGACGGCGACAACCTCGAGGTggtagaggagttctgctatCTTGGGACTGTCGTTACTTCGGATAACGATGTCAGCAGCGAAATTGTGCtggggaatcgtgcctactacgaCCTTCACCgtctgctgagatccagaagacttcgagaccgcacgaaatgtgagatctatcgcacactgattcgCCCGGTGGTCCTATATGGCCTCGAGTCTTGGCCACCATCCGAGCGGAGGATGCAAACGCTCTGGGCCATCTTGGGCGGTGTGTTCGAGCATGGAGTGGGGAGGAGAAGGATGAACCTCAAGCTTGCTGAGCTATAGGCGAAccggacatcctgacggtggcgAAGACCGGCAGAATACCATAGCTAGGGCATgttatgaggatgccggactcatgccccgcCAAGAAGGTATTCGTCAGCAACCCTCAGTTCGGCACGGGGAGGCGTCGGGGAGCACGGCGAGTTggttggctggatcaggtgaAGGGAGACCTGTCGGAGATCGAGTTTCCCGGAAATCTATTGTTGACCGGGCCATCTCACGACGACGTGCTCTTTAAAAGAGTAGGCCAActtgatgctgatgatgaagtCTGCATTTGACGAGGAATGTCCTAACAAGTCTCAAGTCTCATGCCTGGTTGTTATTGCTATATTCAGGGAGCATTGCAACACTGTCGTAATAGTCATAATATCCCTATTTAATTGGCCGAGGTAAACCATCATGAGGCAAGTTATTCTCTTTCATAATTCTGGTGAGTTCCATTCTTTCTGATATATATCAGAATAGTAATTGATGGACTCTGTGCCATTTGTATTGCTTCTACAacccatcagcagcaccattTAGAGTGAGTGAAATAGAGAAAAAATTCAGACCCACAACGACACAACGAGCAGCATTGCTAGACGATGCTGGTGCATTCGAGCAGATCACGCCACGAGAGGTTTAGTAATTAGAGGTCTCCTCCGAGCCGGTCAACCATAAATAATTATCATCCTCCTCCATTTGCGTATACACAATGAGCTAAACAAATTCTTTACGAGGCAATTTTAACCCatgtcccgtttttttttcaattctaaTATAAATGAACGAAAGCTTCTCATTCATTGTTAACCACCAACCATCATTGTGAAATGATAGTACTTTTACGGTGCAATGCTAGGTAACGCGTGgcgtggattttttttatcacgcTCTTATCACACCGTGTCTAACGATGACGAGCACTAACAAAATCTGGTCAGTGACACGAAAATTATGACATCGCATGCAGCTGATTATGCTGGCCTGCTAGCTCCTCTCACACACGAAGAGCAAACACTAGacggaagagagagaaaaaaagaataacgATCACCCTCAACCGATTGGGGAGGGCAAAGCAATTGGGTGGGGTGGAAGGGATGTGACGTAACAATGATGATGCAGCAATTTTAAAAGTTCCATCCAGTACGTAGTACGATCGTACGCGGGAAGCAGAAACCGCAGAAACCACAGCCTACTAGCGCGCGCGAGCCATCGAGTCTTGACGGCAAACAGCAGCTTCAATATTGAAGCGCCAAACAACAACCCCGGGACCGGCAAACATCGTTCGTTTGGGCAAAGTTGCACTGTGGTTAGATGATGgttagaagagagagagagagagagatagagttgCTAGAGAAGTTCAAATAATTTGTTTGTCCCAGGGCAACAGCAGATCGATGAGCGGAAAAGCTGGGTAAGGGAGGCGACAATTAAACCTAATAATGTTGGCCGGCCAGTTTAGATTCGATGTCATTCTTTAACTAGCTGAAACTAGAATTTCTCATTCGGGGTTTAACTGTGAAGAACAGTTTTGTTCCTTTGTCAGTTGAGAATGAATTCGAGGGCGTTGCTGAATCTTCCCTTTGTGCATCatgcttttaaaaatacatGCAAATAATTGCTACTGATTTTTGCTCTATACTAAACTCTTTACCATTCCTTATCGTCACAGTAATTGGCATATTCATCATACCATTTAAGAGACTCGAGCATATTTTTATCGCCATACCAAAAACGTACATTGGCCCGGACGCGATCGCATATCAATTGGGAACCCCAGGTTCGCGCTGTTCGCGGTTGCTTTTCGCGACCGTCACATAAAGTGATACGCGTGACGCCGGTCAATTAGTTTCAATAAAGTTCAATTTGTATCATCATCGTACGGCGCTTCCTAGCGTAAACGGTTTGCCGGGGTCCCAGCTACATTGCTCCATGACGATGGGGTGGAATCGGAGCATCAGCTCCTCGACAGACGGCTCATGttccatttattttattacggACGCGCGTCAACAATCGAGAATGGGGTGGCATGGTTTTGCGTACCATCGCGTTACAGGTACACAATTGAATTACATTAAGTTGGCCCTCATGCTAAAAGAATTAACGAGCATCTCGTACAAGAATATTCTAAAATATCATAGACTCAATTTTCCACGGACGGGTTTTGCAGTAAATCAACCACGTGCCAAAATTAGAATTGCCTCTAAGAACAACAATCAAACGCCACCAACGCGTACTGCTTGTTCGCCCAGCCAACCAACGATTCAACGACGGTTTCCATTGCTGTGCGTTAAATCGTAACGTATCACACCCAGCCATATGGAAGGGCCCAAGCGCTGAATGTAATCATCATTCTCATTCCCAACGACCGATCTTCACGTGCCAGCAATCGCGATGAGAAACCTGCTGACTCACGGTTTAACGCTAATGCGTTGGCACACAGCACCATCCAGCTCGCGCCATTCCACGATCCTCCAAATGACTTGCACGATCGTACAGCTCAGATTTGGTATGGGCGCACCATCGGCAGGGCGATCATGCCGACCGACACCGTCCAGGGATTTCAAATGATTCCGCTGAGTTTGGCAGCTTTGCACAAGCTGTGGAAGGAAGAGTTTAAGCAGTTTCCGTTCCGTAGGCCTTTTTGGCAACTATCCGAGACGATAGTCAGGTTTGTCgtgaaaatgtttgtttgcaaTTGTTCAGCTCTTGCTGGCAAACAGTTGCTACACCGATCTGGGCAAGgtcttcaataaaaaaaatccaataatCGCTGTTGAGATTGGCGGAGAATTCCCTCTAATTCAGGATATTCTTTAACGTACTATATGCGATAAAGGGTCGGTTTTTCTCCTCTACTTACTTTTCCAACCGATCACCAAGCACATCGGAACGATCCACATCGAGCGGGCGGAAGAGATCCGGCAGCTCCAACACCTTGCTGTACCCTTTCCGGAACAGATCGATCGTCCACCAGAAGGTAAGCGTAGAAACGATGCCGGCATTCTGTCGCGGGTTCGGAGGTAGCTTACGTGTGATTGCTTCCATTGTTGGCACTTTTCTACGTTTGCAGCCTTTTCTCACACACTTGTCTTTGCACAAATTTTCTTTCCAACCCGTAACGATCGTTCCCCGGTTCTCATAGCCCAGGTTTGTGGCAATATGTTACAATCACGTGGCATGCACActaacataaataaaatacactCAACTGAAATGACGCTCTCTTGATTCAAATTGGcactaaacaaaacacacacacacacacacttaaatGACTTTTTCAGCTAGTGAAGATCATTTGGACACCGTCGATTTCGCCACTACCTTCCGGACTGGGTGGACTGGAAACGTAAATCGTGATGGATTAGAGATTTAAAAGTCTTATCTCCCGAAATTGGTCACACGACAGCTGGGCGCCCGCAATTAAAAGATAACTCATATTCCCCGTGCCATTAATTTCGATCCTCCTTACATCAACCAGCCACCCTTAACTGTGAATGCAATCGGAAGGTGGCATGCTGCATTTAAACTACGTCATGCGCCATCGGGGTTTTTCGCGAGTCCTGATCCCTCTTATCGTAGATAGTTTTAAGCTTCATGCAAATACGGTATAGACCGATAGAGAGCTTGTTCCGTTTGTGTGTTAAGACAGCGCAGATATAGAAAAACATGAATATTCATTTCCGGCTGAGAGCAGTATAGGCCACGAGTCTCGTGTGAAAATGCTCTCCTACCCAGCATCTTTTAACACCTCGTTAATGTAAAACAACGAGTCGTCGTTAAACGTCACCTTTTAACGGTCTTTTTAAAAAGCTTCACTATCTCTACACTGCTGTGTCATGTATGCACGGCCTGCTTTGCCTGCTAGCTTGTGCTACACAGTACCTACGATCGGTTCGAAGTTACTACACGTGAGTTTTATCAATTGGCAAAGACACTTTGATGCAGGAAAGATAAGGCACCGGGGCATGtatttatgtttcatttctATTTTACGAGCCCTAGCAAGCCGTTGTGGAAAGGACACACGTTTGCACCCAACAGCAACGAGCGGTGCAAGTAAGATAACGGAGTAGGAAATAGTAGATCAAACTTTGACGGGTCGATTACTCGGGACGGCTCGAACGACGTAGTCACAGTTGCGACCTTGAGTGGTTCCGTGTTTTTGTGCTTCCCTCTCATTTGAAGGGTTTGTGCCCACTGATAAGGAAGGGaagcagctaaaaaaaaaacagacagctAATGAAGCACACCACATATCCATTTCatataattatttttgctGCGCTCTCCTCATGCTTCCCGAACACTACTGAAACTGTACGGCACCGGGTCTGGCCGCAGCCTGCCCTATCGGGCCTATCATTGTGTCAACAGCAAGCAGGCCAACTACATGGCACACCGTACACATGACGCAAATATTTGATCGTGCTCCAGGCAGCTCCTTCGATCAACCAGCATGACGAGGCAAACTCTTGTTTTGTTGCGTTGCGCATCGGTAGGTTGTAATTTATCCTCCCACCCCAGAACCGATGGGTTCCACCCGAATGCAGTCCACCGGGCGTGCATTCTACTTCCCCTATGTCCGGGAACTGCAGCGGTAACGGTTCACCAGTTGGAAGCCGCGCAACACTTTCTTATCATTCGGGCATACACGCTCCTCGCAAGTGGCGCTCCTTTTCGTTGTTCTTACGTTGTCCAGATTAACAACAgtcgggtttttttccccgctaATGGGTGGTATATAATTGTGCTGGCGATTTAACGCCACCGTCATTGCGTGATAAGCATAGGACAAACGTCCGTCACAGCATCCATCCAGCGTTTGGACTGCGCTTTTTCACCGGACCATCAAATTGGTTTCCGATAAGAAGAATACACGATCCACTGTATGACAAATTTACTCTTTAACTTCTTTGAAATGCAAACGACGCTTTAGGGAAACATTGGAGAGCGATTAGCGAGATCCGGTTTCCGAATTGTTTCTGGTTTTGCTCAAACGCGACATCGAACGTGTCCGCCGGCTGCTGTCCGAAAGACCGGTACTGGCAATCTGACCGGTCTATAAATAGTCCAAAAAAACGGACCATCCACTGTTTGAAAGTCACCTCGACACCGTCATCCATCAGGCGTGATTAACaacaatgcaaacaaaaaattgcacGCTCACATCCACCCATACGCACGCAAAATCTTCCACATATGGCGTAATCTCGCTCCCATTCCACCGTTGCCAATCTGTGCCGGCTAAGCAAATAcgaacgtaaacaaacaatgTTATCTGTCAAAATTCCGGTAACTCGCTGCTGTCGCTGCTTGTTTATGGTATTATTCCTCACAacctcacacgcacacctaTCCAAGCAGGGAGGCACTGTGGCGATACTGACACTCTGCCAAAATGCAGCTATGCACTTGCAGCATCgcttgttcttttttctttacaaacatcaacacaaacacCTGTGGCTGGCACGTAAACGGGCAAAAGGACGATGGATGCCCTTCGTTTCGTAATGCACGCTTTTCACTGTCACAAAATTGCGTGcgcataaaacacacacattccttGAACTCacgtacacatacacatacacacaaacagatgGATGGGGTGCGTGTAATTGGAAACCGCGGGATAATTATGACGGTATTCACGCTTAACGTCTCGAAATAGCATTCCGATAAAGAGTAGGCTGTGTGCAGGTATAGGTGAATGGGTAAAGTATACCGCCtactaaacaaaacaaatcacagCACTGATACACCGTACAATTCACGCGCCccgcgaacaagtaccgttaGTGACGCCGGTCGTACGGTTGCTGCCACTCCGTGCCTTGGGAGAAAAACGAATGAATGGAAAAGATTGGCGCTCGAGTCGGCGAGGCCATGGGCCGAGAACTTCGCGCAATGCTCGCGCGAGATGGCTCGGGGTGGTTCGAAGATAGCAGCCAGGGATCAGCAACCCTTGTCGCGAACTCAAAAGGTCGCCGAATCGATTCGAAATCAGATGAATAATTATTAAcaaattttgttaatttacttttaataAAGTTTTATGAAACTAGAATGATTGGCTGGTGTTCAGGGAATAATTACTGTAATGGAAAAATACTACAAACctgattttgaattaaaagGAAACCTCACGTTGCTCTACCCTGTTCGATTGCGTGCGCAAGATCGATACGCACAGTAGGCTCACAATGTGCGCTCGTCGGTAAAAAATTACCCCAAAACGCACCATTCGCACTAGATTAAGAGCCGTTTTAAAATACACAATCTCCGGGAAATTGCTAATAGAAACCATCAATATCGCATTTTCCAGTGAAACAACACACATCCACATGCTTTTGCATGCCGTTGCTATGGTAccattcaacacacacacacaaccaccaaCCCTTCATTCATGAGTATGAGTGAGTAGCGCGGCTTTCGCGATTCTTGCCACCCATTAAATAACCGACCGATTCCGGCCCTGGTAGTGTTCGCGGAATCTTGCACCGCAGCGGACTGGGTCGTCCCTTTTTTCCGGCACCCGCACCGTAACGTTATCAGTTCGTGATCTTGCTACCCGTCGGCACCCGGTGCACACttccacaccacacaaacacttcaCAGGGCCGGCGTTCCCCCCAGTACAGGACAACCTTGTCAAGGCAAAACAGCTGATTTTCAGCTTGCAGCATAAAAAACGACAAGAGTACAACAAAccagtcgtgtgtgtgtgtgtgtgtgagagagagagagagagagagagagagagagagagagagtttgcGTCAGTTAATATAGGTGTGTTGGGGACACGGGAAGATTCAAGTTCATTGCCAACGCTGGCCTAGTGGTGGCGTAAAGCCAACGATACGCGTTTTTCTCTCATTGTGGTGATATTGTTGCAACTTTGTTTGTCTATTATTCTTCCGTAAATTTCGTTCTTGAGGAAAAGTAATTCTCCCCACGAACGGGGGCTGTGCTGTAGTTAGGTGCTCTGGTGCTGATTTATAGTTGACGGCGTGTGGCGCCGGTTGCTTCTAAGGACAAACAAcctgtttgctgctgcagaAGGCGATACTGTTTGCTTGCCCTGTTGTTGAATAAGCCTGTTCATTTCCCGTTTCCCACTGGCCATTCTAGCTGTGATAAGCGATATCTTTGAAAGCCAAACAAGCAAACCTTGGTGCTCTGTGCGTCTGACGTGCGACCGTTCTGTTTGCATGATGAAACTAAGCCTACCTTTGGCTTAAGCTATGAGTCTTCATTTAAAGGAAAGCCGGAACTAAAAAGTTGGGTAGAAATCAAATCCttatcaacaaaaaaggggtcaACGATGGAAGCAACACGTGTCAATTTAAGCGCTAATCCACGGCAGCGCGCCAATTTTCTCTCCATACTGACGTTCTGGTGGACGGCGGACATGTTCCGGAAAGGGTACAGCCAGCGGTTTGAAATTAGCGATCTGTACGAACCACTGGAGGAGGATCGGGCCAATCGGTTGGGTGATCGCTTGGAAAGGTACCCGGCAACGATGGTAGTTGTGTTACGATTTgtacaccaaaaaaaactgctaACAATTTC from Anopheles stephensi strain Indian chromosome 2, UCI_ANSTEP_V1.0, whole genome shotgun sequence includes the following:
- the LOC118507693 gene encoding multidrug resistance-associated protein 4-like, which encodes MEAITRKLPPNPRQNAGIVSTLTFWWTIDLFRKGYSKVLELPDLFRPLDVDRSDVLGDRLEKKWYEQQAGPGRPSLVKAIFKTFWREYGVLGFITIINDIVIRLAQPIFLGWLLLYFRKDSEVTRESAFMYAGAIVLLNALSVITINQYVLGSFQNGMKVRIAVCSVIYRKALRLSRTALGDTAPGKVVNLLSNDVNRFDIVSVFLHSMWSAPLLAIVIGILLYVEIGVAGLIGMVVIFIVTPIQSYTGKLTSRFRLQTALRTDERIRLMDEIISGIQVIKMYAWERPFAKLIRHARQMELKIVRKSAYVRGLYMTFLLFTTRTALFCTMMAMALLGDELTAARVFVVATYFGILANTMSAMFVRGIAEIAEAMVAMRRLQRFLEFEERAVDALPDSKSRLLAEFGLNGDATEKQRLIESETQLPPTIAVSMKGVTARWGAVRKQEDFPRKGEKQHNGGVKAIADETDETPPTTLANLNIDFRKGLLVGVIGPVGAGKSSLLQAILRELPLEAGCVVTQGKFAYVSQEPWVFSGTVRQNILFGQPMEKERYDSVVRACALVTDFEQLPDGDRTMIGERGAALSGGQKARISLARAVYRRADVFLLDDPLSAVDAHVGRHLFDLCIGPQGRLGSLRTTRILVTHQVHFLKEADWVVVLNEGQVQAQGTPHDLSQRGIDFVELVERKGEDGSEHDGPGGGDADGSVSVGGDKRSRRDSRASARSAGSSTHGDLTDEELKREERELAADAPVQSNMEGTSRGKVQGSLLLSYLGSGANGLVMCGLLALFLATQLAASGADYWVAFWTSQEEQRLFRAAHPVNFTGNGTDASGEKLRPLLSTETCMAIHGALVGSIFLIAISRSISFYQTSVRASQNLHDSMFAGCVSTTMRFYDTNPSGRILNRFSKDMGSVDELLPKAMLDASQIILSLCGTLVVTVIVNPLFLVPLAVLGVVFWFVRRIYLKTSKNIKRLEGITRSPVFSHLSASLAGLPTIRAFGAQKELIREFDAHQDIHTASFYMFITASTAFGFALDLLCLIFVFIVVFSFLLLEQDTFGDRVGLAITQAMALTGMMQWGIRQSAEVANFMMSVERLLEYRDLAPERQPERPRALNASWPEEGRIDFKHVTYRYFEGAPAVLRDLSFEIRPREKVGIVGRTGAGKSSLIGALFRLAQIEGEILLDGIDTADITLESLRSKVSIIPQDPVLFSGTLRRNLDPFEDYPDVELWGALEQVELKELANTPAGLQMAVAAGGSNFSVGQRQLICLARAILRNNRILVLDEATANVDPTTDRLIQDTIRHKFADCTVLTIAHRLNTIMDSDRVLVMDAGQAVELGTPFELLQLPISIFRDMVLATGPAESERLQQIARLKHEQQTGRASSAVITTLGERE